The proteins below come from a single Prolixibacter sp. NT017 genomic window:
- a CDS encoding DUF177 domain-containing protein encodes MKYLKNYIIPFSGLKEGKHQFQFEADERFFREFEESEIERGEVNIEVELEKRTTYLSLDFKLTGGVQLVCDRCLDNYDQPLDNDFKLYVKFSEEPQVDDDEVMYLHPNDHQVEVGHLIYEFIVLSLPARHVHPDDENGESTCDPDMLDKLDEYDHPGDGDEPIDPRWNDLKKIIGN; translated from the coding sequence GTGAAATACCTGAAAAACTATATTATTCCTTTCTCCGGATTGAAGGAGGGAAAACATCAGTTCCAGTTCGAAGCTGACGAGCGCTTTTTCAGGGAGTTTGAAGAGTCGGAGATTGAAAGAGGTGAAGTGAATATCGAGGTAGAACTCGAAAAACGGACAACCTACTTATCGCTTGACTTTAAATTGACTGGAGGCGTTCAGTTAGTTTGCGACCGGTGTCTGGACAATTACGACCAGCCATTGGATAACGATTTTAAGCTCTACGTGAAGTTCAGCGAAGAACCGCAGGTAGATGATGACGAAGTGATGTATCTCCACCCCAATGATCATCAGGTAGAGGTAGGTCATTTGATATATGAATTTATTGTTCTGAGCTTACCGGCAAGACATGTTCATCCGGATGATGAAAACGGCGAAAGCACTTGTGACCCGGATATGCTGGATAAGCTCGATGAATACGATCATCCCGGAGACGGCGATGAACCCATCGATCCGAGATGGAATGATTTGAAAAAGATTATTGGTAACTAA
- the rpmF gene encoding 50S ribosomal protein L32 — translation MAHPKHKTSKTRRDKRRTHYKATPATMATCSNCGATVKYHTVCNECGHYRGKLVIEKEITV, via the coding sequence ATGGCACATCCGAAACACAAAACGTCGAAAACGAGAAGGGATAAGCGCAGAACGCATTATAAAGCAACTCCTGCTACCATGGCAACTTGTTCAAACTGCGGTGCTACTGTGAAGTATCACACCGTATGTAATGAGTGCGGCCACTACAGGGGTAAACTCGTTATTGAAAAAGAAATTACTGTTTGA
- a CDS encoding polymer-forming cytoskeletal protein: MAKPIIQNEVKALNTIAKDTMIKGDIKSDGDIRIDGALEGNLECKGRVVLGPDAKVKGTVRCRLADIMGNLEGEIFASELMTLKNTAVINGDLTMGKLSVEPGAQFTGKCSMGSAGSGSASAPKAQSAPVQPEAKPKENK; encoded by the coding sequence ATGGCAAAACCCATCATCCAAAACGAAGTGAAAGCACTGAACACGATTGCAAAAGATACCATGATTAAAGGGGATATCAAATCGGATGGTGATATTCGAATCGACGGTGCACTGGAGGGGAACCTGGAATGCAAAGGTCGGGTAGTACTCGGTCCCGATGCCAAGGTAAAAGGAACCGTTCGTTGCCGTTTAGCCGACATTATGGGGAATCTTGAAGGGGAAATTTTTGCTTCGGAACTGATGACATTGAAAAACACAGCCGTTATCAACGGCGACCTGACCATGGGCAAATTATCGGTTGAGCCGGGAGCTCAGTTTACCGGTAAATGTTCGATGGGAAGTGCTGGCTCTGGTTCAGCATCAGCTCCGAAAGCTCAGTCTGCTCCGGTACAACCGGAAGCCAAGCCGAAAGAAAACAAGTAA
- a CDS encoding Na/Pi cotransporter family protein: protein MMNYGFVDFLRLLGSLAVFLFGMKLMSESLQKVAGNKLRAILASMTANRMRGVLTGILITTLIQSSSATIVMIVSFVNAGLLSLLESISVVMGANIGTTVTAWIISLFGFKFNITQIALPMVGLALPVLFSRVRSRKSWGELVMGFGLLFIGLEFLKTSVPDVSSNPEVLGWLSQYAHMGYLGYILFMLIGTLLTILIQSSSATMALTLVMCNNGWINFDMAAAMVLGENLGTTITANVAALVANTNARRAARAHLFFNLAGVVWMLIIFPFFLKGVAFLTEDLGGGNPFESSSAIPVALALFHTLFNVLNMLLLIGFTKTLARIVTRLVPERKAEAESAFTLQHIKIGLLSTPEASLYLAREEISLFGQRVSKMFKDVQELMTEIPDKRFELRFQRLESEEKICDGIEIEIANYLTKVGETRLSVRNSRVLSSMFKLIDNIESIGDSCYNIGRAFNRAHEQQITFSGKPLENLEILFSLVDDTIQIMEFNLKTEDRVDASVARKKEEEINVFRDILKTEHLENLEKGMYNYQKGSIYNDIFNECERLADYAINVSESLESVSANL, encoded by the coding sequence ATGATGAACTACGGATTTGTTGATTTCCTAAGGCTACTTGGCTCGCTGGCTGTTTTCCTTTTCGGGATGAAGCTGATGAGTGAATCGCTGCAAAAGGTAGCGGGCAATAAACTGCGCGCTATTCTGGCATCGATGACAGCCAACCGTATGCGCGGAGTTTTAACCGGCATCCTTATCACCACCCTCATCCAATCCTCTTCGGCAACCATTGTTATGATTGTCAGTTTTGTGAATGCAGGACTGCTTTCGTTGCTCGAGTCCATCAGTGTGGTAATGGGGGCGAATATCGGTACGACGGTCACAGCCTGGATTATTTCCCTTTTCGGATTTAAGTTCAACATCACGCAAATAGCTTTGCCGATGGTCGGTTTAGCACTGCCCGTATTATTCTCCCGTGTTCGTTCGCGTAAATCGTGGGGCGAACTGGTGATGGGCTTTGGCTTGCTGTTCATTGGTCTGGAATTCCTGAAAACTTCTGTGCCGGATGTCAGCAGCAATCCCGAAGTGTTGGGCTGGCTGTCGCAATATGCCCACATGGGTTACCTGGGATACATTCTTTTTATGCTCATCGGTACCTTGTTAACTATTTTGATCCAGTCGTCCAGTGCAACCATGGCCCTAACGTTGGTGATGTGCAACAACGGATGGATTAATTTCGACATGGCTGCTGCGATGGTGCTGGGCGAGAATTTGGGGACAACTATCACGGCCAACGTAGCGGCATTGGTGGCCAATACCAATGCAAGAAGAGCTGCCCGGGCACACCTGTTCTTCAACCTGGCCGGGGTGGTTTGGATGCTTATCATCTTTCCCTTCTTCCTGAAAGGCGTTGCTTTTCTGACCGAAGACCTGGGCGGTGGCAATCCGTTTGAATCGAGTAGTGCCATTCCCGTGGCACTGGCGCTGTTCCACACCTTGTTTAATGTGCTGAACATGTTGCTATTGATCGGTTTCACGAAGACGCTTGCCCGGATTGTAACCCGCTTAGTTCCCGAACGGAAAGCAGAAGCAGAAAGTGCGTTCACTTTGCAGCATATAAAAATTGGACTTTTGTCAACACCGGAAGCATCGCTTTACCTGGCACGCGAAGAGATTTCTCTCTTTGGCCAGCGGGTTTCGAAAATGTTTAAGGATGTACAGGAGCTAATGACCGAAATTCCTGATAAGAGATTTGAATTGCGATTTCAACGACTGGAAAGTGAAGAGAAAATATGCGACGGCATTGAGATTGAAATTGCCAACTATCTGACGAAAGTGGGAGAGACGCGGCTGAGTGTGAGAAACTCGAGGGTGCTGTCATCGATGTTTAAGTTGATTGATAACATCGAAAGCATTGGTGATTCGTGTTATAATATTGGTCGGGCGTTTAATCGCGCACACGAACAGCAAATCACCTTTTCGGGAAAACCGCTGGAGAATCTGGAGATTCTGTTCAGCCTGGTGGACGACACGATCCAAATCATGGAGTTCAACCTGAAAACGGAAGACCGGGTAGATGCTTCGGTGGCCCGGAAAAAGGAGGAAGAGATCAACGTATTCCGAGATATTCTGAAAACAGAACATCTGGAGAACCTGGAAAAAGGAATGTACAACTACCAGAAAGGCAGTATTTACAACGACATTTTCAACGAATGTGAACGGCTGGCCGATTATGCCATCAACGTTTCCGAATCGCTCGAATCGGTAAGCGCCAACCTCTGA
- a CDS encoding RND family transporter, which yields MWRRIARFILSYRIALSVILLGITIYMGFKAPQVQLSYEYAPLLPKKDTVYQENQDFIKKFGAGSDVIVIGVQDSNFFKIDHFNRWNEMAAELKKIDGVEGMLSVANAYDIYKDRKAHKFKFDSIFPSRAQSQEQLDTPVETLHTLPFYKGQLYNEKTHTYMMAITVSKALMATPKREKMVNQIVKVGDQYQADTNVKVHYSGMPYIRVVTSQKIKREFLMFILAALAVVIIILFSFFRSFKAVILPVTVVLIGVIWTLGLMAILGYKITLLTGMIPPLLIVIGVPNCIFLVNKYHNEYKGHGNKIKALQRTIMKIGNATFLTNLTTASGFATFLVTSSSILREFGLIASVNIMAVFMTSLIIIPTAFTILDPPADKDMRHLDNNFIGKIIDKFVLVTQNHRKGIYVTFGIILLLSIVGITQMKSTGYMVDDLPKNDPIYLDLKFFEKNFDGLMPLEITIDTKRPNGVLRTSNLKKIDEFSTALSKYSDLSPSLSLVNVLKFAKQAFYNGNEKYYSLPSYREQSFILSYVGKSNGKIGDLKSFIDSTKEETRISFRMKDVGTTRMEDLLSRIRKEAAKIFPADKYHVTVTGASVVFVKGTQYLVKSLFQSLGLAVLLIATFMALMFNSRRMVFLSLVPNVIPLLFTAGIMGFTGIPIKASTILVFSIAFGISVDNTIHFLAKYRQELRFTQWNIGKSVVLALRETGFSMIYTSFVLFFGFGIFSLSSFGGTVALGILVSLTLLVALISNLILLPALLLGLQRRATTRYFEEPFLEIFDEEEDIEQDELRIEGRDKNGNLLSETDEKDKTIDE from the coding sequence ATGTGGAGAAGAATAGCACGCTTCATTTTATCTTACCGAATTGCCCTCTCGGTTATTTTGCTGGGAATTACCATTTACATGGGATTTAAGGCACCTCAGGTTCAACTTTCGTACGAATATGCTCCGTTGTTACCTAAAAAAGACACGGTTTATCAGGAAAATCAGGATTTCATTAAGAAATTTGGTGCCGGTTCCGATGTGATTGTCATCGGCGTGCAGGATTCCAACTTCTTCAAAATCGACCATTTCAACCGGTGGAATGAAATGGCTGCCGAGCTGAAAAAAATTGATGGTGTGGAAGGCATGCTGTCGGTAGCCAACGCTTACGATATTTACAAAGACCGGAAAGCACACAAGTTCAAGTTCGACAGCATTTTCCCGTCAAGGGCACAATCGCAGGAACAACTCGATACACCGGTTGAAACGTTGCATACGTTACCTTTTTACAAAGGCCAGTTATATAACGAAAAGACCCATACCTACATGATGGCCATTACCGTAAGCAAAGCCTTGATGGCAACGCCGAAACGGGAAAAAATGGTTAATCAGATTGTGAAAGTTGGCGACCAATACCAGGCAGATACAAACGTAAAGGTTCATTATTCGGGAATGCCATACATCCGGGTAGTCACTTCGCAAAAGATCAAACGAGAGTTTTTGATGTTCATTCTGGCGGCGCTGGCCGTGGTCATCATCATCCTGTTCTCATTCTTCCGTTCGTTTAAAGCAGTGATTCTTCCGGTTACGGTCGTGCTTATCGGGGTCATCTGGACGCTCGGACTGATGGCCATACTCGGCTATAAAATTACGTTGCTCACAGGGATGATTCCGCCTTTGCTCATTGTGATTGGGGTTCCCAACTGTATTTTCCTGGTGAATAAATACCATAACGAATACAAAGGGCACGGCAATAAAATCAAGGCGTTGCAGCGGACCATCATGAAGATTGGTAACGCTACGTTCCTGACCAACTTAACTACCGCTTCGGGTTTTGCCACCTTCCTGGTGACCAGCAGTTCTATCCTGAGGGAATTCGGTTTGATTGCGTCGGTGAACATCATGGCGGTTTTCATGACCTCGCTGATCATTATCCCAACGGCTTTCACCATCCTCGACCCACCGGCCGACAAGGACATGCGCCACCTCGATAATAATTTCATCGGGAAGATTATCGACAAGTTTGTTTTGGTCACTCAAAATCACCGGAAGGGTATTTACGTCACATTTGGCATTATTCTCCTGCTGAGCATCGTCGGAATTACCCAGATGAAAAGCACTGGCTACATGGTGGACGATTTGCCGAAGAATGACCCGATTTACCTTGACTTGAAATTCTTTGAAAAGAATTTCGACGGGTTAATGCCATTGGAAATTACAATTGACACCAAACGTCCCAACGGAGTTTTGCGCACATCCAACCTAAAAAAAATTGATGAATTCAGCACCGCCCTTTCGAAGTACAGCGATTTGTCTCCATCACTTTCGTTGGTAAACGTGTTGAAGTTTGCCAAACAGGCTTTCTATAACGGAAACGAAAAATATTATTCGCTGCCGAGCTACCGCGAACAGTCGTTCATTCTGTCCTACGTGGGAAAATCGAACGGCAAAATCGGCGATCTCAAATCGTTTATCGACAGCACCAAAGAAGAAACACGCATCAGCTTCCGCATGAAAGACGTGGGTACAACCCGGATGGAAGATTTGTTGAGCCGTATCCGAAAGGAGGCTGCTAAGATATTCCCGGCCGACAAATACCATGTGACTGTCACTGGAGCTTCAGTGGTATTCGTGAAAGGAACCCAGTACCTTGTGAAGAGTCTGTTCCAGAGTCTCGGCTTGGCAGTTTTACTCATCGCCACTTTTATGGCATTGATGTTCAACTCGCGGCGGATGGTGTTCCTGTCGCTGGTTCCGAACGTAATTCCGTTGCTTTTCACGGCCGGAATCATGGGCTTTACGGGCATCCCGATTAAGGCGTCTACCATCCTGGTTTTCTCCATCGCTTTCGGTATATCGGTCGACAACACGATACACTTCCTGGCCAAATACAGGCAGGAACTTCGGTTTACCCAATGGAATATTGGCAAGTCGGTGGTACTCGCTTTGCGCGAAACCGGCTTCAGCATGATTTATACCTCGTTTGTACTTTTCTTCGGATTCGGTATCTTCAGTCTGTCGAGTTTCGGCGGAACAGTTGCCCTTGGCATTCTGGTATCGTTGACCTTACTCGTTGCATTAATATCGAACCTGATATTGTTGCCGGCATTACTTCTCGGATTGCAACGTCGCGCTACAACACGGTATTTCGAAGAACCTTTCCTCGAAATTTTCGATGAGGAAGAAGACATCGAACAGGATGAGCTTCGAATTGAAGGAAGAGATAAAAACGGGAATCTTCTCTCCGAAACCGATGAAAAGGATAAAACTATTGATGAATGA
- a CDS encoding polyprenyl synthetase family protein, producing MKSQQELFDRFLQELKKEREKIDNATPAGLYKPVSYTLDMGGKRLRPVLVLTGANLFSENIEEALPAATAIEVFHNFTLLHDDLMDNASVRRGKPTVHLKFNPNTAVLSGDAMMILANEYLANSPAEKLPELLKLFSRTALEVCEGQQYDMDFESRMDVTVDEYIEMIRLKTAVLIAGALKLGAIIGNAPEKQAKLLYDFGINIGLAFQLQDDWLDVYGDPNVFGKKIGGDILSNKKTFLLLKAQEKLQGEKKKQLQNWITKESFLSEEKIEAVTQLYNEAAVSEEAQQLMLHYHDEALKCLAQLEVEEDNKKDLVALAEQVMSRIS from the coding sequence ATGAAAAGCCAGCAGGAACTCTTTGACCGCTTTCTTCAGGAACTGAAAAAAGAACGGGAAAAAATTGACAACGCTACACCGGCGGGTCTGTACAAACCGGTTTCCTATACCCTCGACATGGGCGGAAAAAGGCTCAGGCCGGTACTGGTTCTGACGGGAGCCAATCTTTTTTCCGAAAATATTGAAGAAGCACTGCCGGCCGCTACTGCGATCGAAGTGTTCCACAATTTTACCCTGCTGCACGACGATTTAATGGATAACGCGTCGGTCCGTCGGGGCAAACCAACCGTTCATTTGAAATTCAATCCCAATACGGCCGTTCTCAGCGGCGACGCCATGATGATTCTCGCCAATGAATATCTGGCCAATTCACCTGCAGAAAAATTACCTGAATTACTGAAGCTCTTCTCCCGAACAGCACTCGAGGTTTGTGAAGGGCAGCAGTATGACATGGATTTCGAGAGCCGGATGGACGTAACCGTGGATGAATACATCGAAATGATTCGGTTGAAAACTGCGGTGTTAATTGCCGGCGCCTTGAAACTGGGAGCCATCATCGGTAACGCGCCGGAAAAACAGGCTAAACTGTTATATGATTTCGGAATAAACATTGGGCTGGCATTTCAGTTACAGGACGATTGGCTCGATGTTTACGGCGATCCCAACGTTTTCGGTAAGAAAATTGGTGGCGACATTCTGAGCAATAAGAAAACATTCCTCTTACTCAAAGCACAGGAAAAGTTGCAAGGAGAGAAAAAGAAGCAGCTGCAAAACTGGATTACCAAAGAGTCTTTCCTTTCGGAAGAAAAAATTGAAGCGGTTACGCAGTTATATAATGAAGCTGCAGTAAGTGAGGAAGCACAGCAGCTCATGCTCCATTACCATGACGAAGCGTTGAAGTGTTTGGCTCAACTCGAAGTGGAAGAGGACAATAAAAAAGATTTAGTTGCTCTGGCTGAACAGGTGATGTCGAGGATTAGCTAA
- a CDS encoding MalY/PatB family protein — translation MTYNFDEIIERRGTNCIKYDRLEQFCGNAEALPMWVADTDFRVPDFIMDAIRGRAEHEVLAYSYRPESYHQSIIDWMKKRHDWDIQREWISFSPGVVPAVTMLIMALTNEDEKVIVQPPVYFPFFTCVKGSGRKMVENPLKLENGRYYFDFEDLKAKIDDKTKMLLLSSPHNPGGMVWTKEELTELGRICKEKGVIIVSDEIHSDLIYPGHKHVPLPSISEELAEITVVCMAPNKTFNIAGLSSAFLVIPQKKMRVRYERILNVLHVHGGNIFGTVATEAAYTNGEEWLGELLEYLQGNLKYLNDFMAEHLPKVKVMQPESTFLVWMDFRDYGLSEKEMKDVLVNKAGVAMNVGSTFGTGGEGFFRMNIGCPRSTLQEGLERIEKALRVL, via the coding sequence ATGACCTATAATTTTGACGAAATAATTGAGCGAAGAGGAACCAATTGTATCAAATACGACCGGTTGGAACAGTTTTGCGGCAATGCGGAGGCGTTACCTATGTGGGTAGCCGATACCGATTTCCGGGTACCCGATTTCATCATGGATGCCATTCGCGGGCGCGCCGAGCATGAAGTGTTGGCTTATTCTTACCGGCCCGAAAGTTACCATCAGTCCATCATTGATTGGATGAAAAAGCGGCACGACTGGGATATTCAACGCGAGTGGATTTCATTTAGTCCGGGAGTGGTGCCGGCCGTTACCATGTTAATCATGGCGCTTACCAACGAGGATGAAAAAGTAATTGTGCAGCCGCCGGTATATTTTCCTTTTTTCACTTGCGTGAAAGGCTCGGGCCGGAAGATGGTGGAGAATCCGTTGAAGTTGGAAAACGGCCGGTATTATTTCGATTTCGAGGATCTGAAAGCCAAGATTGACGATAAAACCAAAATGTTGTTACTGTCCAGTCCGCACAATCCGGGTGGCATGGTCTGGACGAAGGAAGAACTTACTGAGCTTGGACGAATTTGTAAAGAGAAAGGCGTCATTATCGTTTCCGATGAAATTCATTCCGACCTGATTTACCCGGGGCACAAACATGTTCCGTTGCCTTCCATTTCGGAAGAGTTGGCTGAAATTACGGTCGTTTGTATGGCACCCAACAAAACGTTTAACATTGCAGGTTTATCTTCCGCATTCCTGGTCATTCCGCAAAAGAAGATGCGGGTACGTTACGAGCGGATACTGAATGTACTGCATGTTCACGGAGGCAATATCTTCGGAACCGTTGCCACCGAAGCCGCATACACGAACGGAGAAGAGTGGTTGGGCGAATTGCTGGAATATCTTCAGGGAAACCTGAAATATTTGAACGATTTTATGGCGGAGCATTTGCCAAAAGTTAAAGTAATGCAGCCGGAATCGACATTCCTGGTGTGGATGGATTTCCGCGACTATGGTTTGAGCGAAAAAGAGATGAAAGATGTGCTGGTGAATAAAGCCGGCGTGGCCATGAATGTTGGAAGTACGTTTGGAACCGGCGGCGAAGGCTTTTTCCGGATGAATATTGGCTGTCCGCGTTCAACCCTGCAGGAAGGCCTGGAACGCATCGAAAAAGCGTTAAGAGTGCTTTAA
- a CDS encoding 2-phosphosulfolactate phosphatase, which translates to MDIRILQLIEGAQQADGLVVVIDVFRAFSTACYAMERGASRIIPVGNIEEAFRLAEEIPGSVLMGEQNERKITGFDYGNSPTHILEADLSGKTVIHRSSSGTQGIVNAVHADEIITGSFVNAAAIAQYIRYRSPETVSLVCMGYAGERPSQEDTFLAEHIRDLLTGKSTRFDEMVEELRTGDGARLLDPANSEWSPASDFDLCLSLDRFDFILRLEEEDGIRYLNRIDSRTFELKK; encoded by the coding sequence ATGGATATTCGGATTCTGCAATTAATAGAAGGTGCGCAACAAGCCGATGGGCTGGTTGTAGTCATCGATGTCTTCCGGGCGTTTTCAACCGCTTGTTATGCCATGGAGCGCGGAGCTTCACGAATCATCCCGGTAGGAAATATTGAAGAAGCATTTCGCTTAGCGGAAGAAATTCCCGGTTCGGTATTAATGGGCGAACAGAACGAGCGCAAGATTACCGGATTTGATTACGGGAATTCGCCCACGCACATTCTGGAAGCAGACCTGTCGGGAAAAACCGTTATTCACCGGAGTAGTTCCGGCACCCAGGGAATTGTGAACGCGGTTCATGCCGACGAAATCATCACCGGCAGTTTTGTAAACGCTGCAGCAATAGCCCAATATATTAGATACCGCTCGCCGGAAACAGTGAGCCTGGTTTGCATGGGATACGCCGGCGAACGTCCGTCGCAGGAAGACACTTTTCTGGCAGAACATATACGCGATCTCCTAACGGGAAAATCTACCCGCTTTGATGAGATGGTGGAAGAACTTCGTACAGGCGATGGTGCCCGTCTGCTCGATCCGGCCAATAGTGAATGGTCACCGGCCTCCGATTTCGATTTGTGCCTTTCACTCGATCGCTTCGATTTTATTTTGCGACTGGAGGAAGAGGATGGCATCCGTTATCTGAACCGGATCGATTCCCGTACGTTTGAGTTGAAGAAATAA